Genomic DNA from Carnobacterium divergens DSM 20623:
AACTAACCCCATTAAACTAATTTTTGTTAATTTCATTTTCTTTCCCCCTAAGTTTGAATAGTTCTAACTTTTTTAGTTACCTGGCGTATCACTCAATAGCCAGACAAGTGTTGTTGTATAACTTTCTTGATTGATTTTAAGATTTGCAGGAACGGTTACTTGAACCCCTTCAGTATTATCTGCATTCTTTAAAAATCCAGTCGTCCATGTGCCAATTCCTTGACCAACTTGATTTTCATTTTCCCCTTTAGCAGACATAAGTGTTGAGAATTCACCTTCACCTGTGTTTATTACAACAAGGTCAACGTTTGAACGCGTGCTTGGTTTCGCTGCAGCATCTACTTGACCATTTTTAGAACTTGCAGTTGCATTGTTTAGTGTAAGAAACGCACCCTTTAATTCTGAACCTGATGCAGATCTTAAAGCACTTTGTTGTTTCACTTGAAGCGTCCAACCTGAAGCTGTTCCGCGATTATCGGTTACTTGAATATAGTTTGGTACTTCTTTTTTAATTCCCGTTTCTTTAACGGTTACAAAATCTGGAAGAGCGTAATAGATTCTTTCTGCTCCTGAGACTTTTTGTTTCGCAAATGAAATGGAGGATGCATAATCAATGCTTAACGGTCCTTTTTCTCCTGTACCTGGCTTATCCTCAATCTCATCCTTTGGTTCTGACGGATCGATTGGTTTTGTCATTTCATCATTTTTGATGTACGAAAGATCTACATTTGAGTCAACTTGACTATTTGTTTCAGCGGCTAATGCATGTGGCACTAACACACTCAAACCTAATAATGCTACTATTCCCAACAAACTTTTTTTGATAACTACTTTCATTTCCTTCCACCTTTCTATCTAAATCGGATATAGTTTTACATTCTTGATTTTGATTCATTCTCATCTCTTTTTTTGATTGCTATATAATAAGCAATCAACATTAAAAATAACCCTGCTAACAGAGAACCACGATTAACAGACTCACTTGTTTGTGGCAACTTCCCTTGGATAGGTGGGTCTATTAATGGAATGTTAATGTCTGAATCATCATTAGGTTGAGGAAAATTGGGTGGCTCGTATTCTTCTCCTTCAAAGGTAATTCCTACCTCTGATTCCGTTGAGCTTTCCGCCTTTACTTCATCCGTTAATATAAAACTAAAAGAAAGTAAGAGAGTAACAACAAATAGGTTTATAAGTCTTTTCATTTGTTTTCTCCTTTCTTTTTGATTTTCTTAATGAATTACTAGCCTCAATCTTTTTTACTTATTTTCAGCAATCAGACTAGTCTCATCTCACCCCCCTTCAATCACTCTTGTTCCTATGCTTTACAAAGAAATCAGCAACGCCTCTTGAAATTCCTCAATAAGTTCAATTTTTTTCAATTTAAAAAAGGACTTTTCAATTGATTCTTTAACGGTTGATTCATTAAATGACGTTGGAAAAATCAACATTTTGTTAATTAAACGATTATCTTCTGTTCGAAAACAAACATTATAGACCGTGACATCTGACCAGTAATCTTCATTCATTTTTTACTCACTATCCCTTCATTTTATTTCGTTCGTTATTCCATTTTGTGTTAACTCCATATTTGATAGGTAAATACTAGTCTAGAAAACATATGATAATTAGAAAATCAAGTAAAACGAAAAAAAAGATTTCCAAAAAAATAAGAAATCCTTTAGTATAGGCATTTTAAAAAAATAAAAAATTTTATATATCTAGTTATTTTATTGGTCAAAAAATCATAAGTTTATTATAGATATATATCAAAGTCAATAGTAAAAAAGCGCGCTTTATTTAATAACAGAAAACGAACATATTTCACATCATTTTTTTAATCATCTTTCAACAATCTAGTTTCATAGCAAAAACAAAATAATCTTTATACACAGAATTTAGGTTTATTATGAAAGGAGCCACACAGATGGCAATAATTGGCTATATGCGAGTAAGCACACATCAACAAAAGTTTGATTCTCAGCAAAAAGCGCTTGAATTATACGGTGTCGATAAAATATACAAAGAATATGAAAGCGGCCGAAAAATTGCGCGTGCTGAATTGAATAAAGCATTAGCCTCGTTAAAACCAGGCGATACTTTCGTCATCTTCAAATTAGATCGCCTTGCAAGAGGAACAAAACAGTTACTAAACTTATTAGAAGAATTCGAAAAAAATAATATTAATTTTATCAGCATTCAAAATAATATTGATACTTCCACTCCAATGGGTCGTTTTTTCTTTACCATTATGAGTGCCTTTGCAGAGATGGAAGCTGATTTGATTCGAGAACGGGTATTGGCTGGCTTAGATGCTGCTAAATTAAATGGAAAACAATTAGGTCGTCCACCTCGGACCAAGGAACTTGAAAAAGCATTACACCTTTACCACACTTCGGATTTATCTGTCGCTAAAATTGCTAAAATCTGCAATGTTTCGACTGCGACTATTTACAATCATTTAAAAAAAGAAGGTATTTCTAGAAATAAGAAAACTCTTGAATCACGAAAGGATAAAAATATAAATGTTACCTAATCTCGCTAACTTAGATAAAATTGCCTATCGAAAAATTGAAATTTTAAAATTATTAGCCGCTCAAAATCTTCCTTGCTCAGCGAGTGTTTTAAGTACAAAACTGAATATTAGCGGAAAAACCTTACTAAATTATTTATCCGACTTAGAACCTTATTTAGCTAACTATAGACAACACATTCGACTTATTAAAACGAAAGAGGGCTATTATTTATCGAAAAAGAATTCTTTTTCGATGAACACTCTTTATTATGACATTGAAAAAGAAACACTATTTTATTCCTTTTTTTCGTACAATTTTCATTACCAAAATGAAACGATCGATTCTTATGCAAAAAAACAATTTGTGAGTTACAGTTACCTATATCGTCACATTCGCTTAATGAATCAATTGTTGAAACCTTTCAAAATATCTTACAACCTTTCTCCTTTAAAATTAAATGGTTCAGAAGTACGAATTCGTTTTTTTGCATTTTTGTATTATTTTCATACTTGTAATGGTATTGCTTGGCCATTTCATCTCGTTTCTGCTCAAAAGTATGAGCCACTCATTGGGCAGTTGGAACAACTAACTTTTCAAAAGCTGTCATTAATTCAAAAAGAGAAACTTCGCTATTGGCTGGCTATTTGTGAAACAAGGTATATCTTAGAGGATTACATTGATTATCGAGAAACGCTCTATCAAAAGGTTGCAGAACATCATCCTCTTTTTTCAGTTCTCCAGCCTTTAATCGATAATTTTCTAAACAAATTTACTATTCCTAATGAAACAAATGAGAGCTATTTTTTATTATCCAAAATATCTTAAAAATCCCAACTGATTCTCTTTTACACATCCAGGATGAGCCAATAGTTAAAAAAACAACTCAATTTTTAGAAAATATCAAAGTCATTTTCCCGAAAATTCACCTGTCATCAATTTTTAAAGAAGAACTTCTTTACTTGATGTATTCAGCCGATCACTTAGGAGATTCATATATTCACTTTTTAGAAAAGCCAACGCATTCATCTACTTTTACTTATCGTTATGAGGCTGAATTAACACAACTTTTTACTAAAAATAAATGTTCTAGAAATAATTCTTACCATTTTCAGGATAGTGTCACGAAATTAATAGAAACACAATTAGCTACCGAAAATTATCAACCGCAAATTAAAATTCTAGTGGTTACAAAGCTAGATAACTTACAAAAACGTTCTTTACTCCAAAAGCTCAATAACCTTCCTTTTCAATTACTACTAACGGAACAAACTGAAGAAAATGTTGATTTGATTTTATCTGATTTCTATCTTAATAATCAATCAACACCGACTTTTTACTGGAATAGTTTGCCGCTAGAAAATGATTGGACTAATTTAATTGAAACTCTTCAAAATTTTGAAAAACAAAAAATTGAAACCTACTAATTAAAAAAAGCTAAGGTCCATTCTGTTTAGAATGAATCTTAGCTTTTAATAGTTAGTCTACAATCACACTGTGAACTAGTTTTGGTTCAGTTGCATGCTCTGAAATCGTAATATTTTCATAGATTTTTTCTTTTACATTTTCAACGTCTTCACGGTTTGCATAAATGGTTACTAATGATTCCCCTTTTTCAACAGCATCTCCTACTTTTTTACGTAGCATTAACCCTACTGCTAAATCAATCTCATCTTCTTTCGTTGCACGCCCTGCGCCTAGTAACATCGCTGCAATTCCAATTTCATCGGCCACCATATTCGATACAACGCCAGATTCTTTTGCTGGAACTTCGATTAAATATTTTGCTTGCGGTAATTTCTCTGGATTGTCTACAACCGATCCATCGCCACCTTGATTGTTTAGGAATTCTTTGAATTTTTCTAAGGCTTTGCCATTTTCCATCACTTCAATCAGCATTTTGCGTGCTTCTTCAAGATCTTTAGCTTTTTTAGCTAAAACAACCATTTGGCTGCCTAAAATTAATACTAATTCAGTTAAATCTTCTGGACCTTCACCTTTTAAGGTATCAATCGCTTCTTTTACTTCTAGTGAATTTCCGATAGCCAATCCTAGTGGTTGTGACATATCTGAAATAACAGCCATTGTTTGGCGGTTAACATTATTTCCAATACGTACCATTGCATGGGCTAGGTTTTCAGCATCTTCTTGTGTTTTCATGAAGGCGCCTGCTCCAGTTTTTACATCTAAAACAATCGCATCCGCGCCAGCTGCAATTTTTTTACTCATAATTGAACTTGCTATTAGTGGAATGGAGTTAACCGTTCCTGTTACATCACGTAATGCGTAGATTTTTTTATCTGCTGGTGTTAAATTCCCCGTTTGACCAATCACCGCTACTTTATCACGGTTGACTAAATCAATAAATTGATCCTTTGTAATTTCTACATGGAAGCCTTCGACTGCTTCTAATTTATCAATCGTTCCGCCTGTATGCCCTAAACCACGCCCCGACATCTTAGCTACTGGAATATCTAAAGCCGCCACTAAAGGAGCTAAAACAAGGGTTGTCGTGTCACCCACGCCACCTGTTGAATGTTTGTCTACTTTAATTCCTTCGATTGCAGATAAATCAATGGTTTCGCCAGAATTTACAATTGCCATTGTTAAATCAGCGCGTTCACGATCTGTCATATCTTGGAAATAAATCGCCATTGCTAATGCACTTGCTTGATAATCAGGAATCGAACCGTCTGTATATCCATTAATAAAAAATTGAATTTCTTCAGTTGTTAATTCTTTGCCATCTCTTTTTTTCTCAATAACATCTACCATTCTCATGTTCTTCACCATTCCAT
This window encodes:
- a CDS encoding WxL domain-containing protein: MKVVIKKSLLGIVALLGLSVLVPHALAAETNSQVDSNVDLSYIKNDEMTKPIDPSEPKDEIEDKPGTGEKGPLSIDYASSISFAKQKVSGAERIYYALPDFVTVKETGIKKEVPNYIQVTDNRGTASGWTLQVKQQSALRSASGSELKGAFLTLNNATASSKNGQVDAAAKPSTRSNVDLVVINTGEGEFSTLMSAKGENENQVGQGIGTWTTGFLKNADNTEGVQVTVPANLKINQESYTTTLVWLLSDTPGN
- a CDS encoding LPXTG cell wall anchor domain-containing protein encodes the protein MKRLINLFVVTLLLSFSFILTDEVKAESSTESEVGITFEGEEYEPPNFPQPNDDSDINIPLIDPPIQGKLPQTSESVNRGSLLAGLFLMLIAYYIAIKKRDENESKSRM
- a CDS encoding recombinase family protein, with the translated sequence MAIIGYMRVSTHQQKFDSQQKALELYGVDKIYKEYESGRKIARAELNKALASLKPGDTFVIFKLDRLARGTKQLLNLLEEFEKNNINFISIQNNIDTSTPMGRFFFTIMSAFAEMEADLIRERVLAGLDAAKLNGKQLGRPPRTKELEKALHLYHTSDLSVAKIAKICNVSTATIYNHLKKEGISRNKKTLESRKDKNINVT
- a CDS encoding helix-turn-helix domain-containing protein is translated as MLPNLANLDKIAYRKIEILKLLAAQNLPCSASVLSTKLNISGKTLLNYLSDLEPYLANYRQHIRLIKTKEGYYLSKKNSFSMNTLYYDIEKETLFYSFFSYNFHYQNETIDSYAKKQFVSYSYLYRHIRLMNQLLKPFKISYNLSPLKLNGSEVRIRFFAFLYYFHTCNGIAWPFHLVSAQKYEPLIGQLEQLTFQKLSLIQKEKLRYWLAICETRYILEDYIDYRETLYQKVAEHHPLFSVLQPLIDNFLNKFTIPNETNESYFLLSKIS
- a CDS encoding pyrimidine-nucleoside phosphorylase; this translates as MRMVDVIEKKRDGKELTTEEIQFFINGYTDGSIPDYQASALAMAIYFQDMTDRERADLTMAIVNSGETIDLSAIEGIKVDKHSTGGVGDTTTLVLAPLVAALDIPVAKMSGRGLGHTGGTIDKLEAVEGFHVEITKDQFIDLVNRDKVAVIGQTGNLTPADKKIYALRDVTGTVNSIPLIASSIMSKKIAAGADAIVLDVKTGAGAFMKTQEDAENLAHAMVRIGNNVNRQTMAVISDMSQPLGLAIGNSLEVKEAIDTLKGEGPEDLTELVLILGSQMVVLAKKAKDLEEARKMLIEVMENGKALEKFKEFLNNQGGDGSVVDNPEKLPQAKYLIEVPAKESGVVSNMVADEIGIAAMLLGAGRATKEDEIDLAVGLMLRKKVGDAVEKGESLVTIYANREDVENVKEKIYENITISEHATEPKLVHSVIVD